CGGCTCCCGCATCGCCTTCGTGTCGGACCGCTCGGGGGCGCCGCAGATCTTCGTCATGAACAGCGACGGGACGGACACGCGCCGGCTCACCTATCAAGGCGGCTACAACACGTCGCCGTCGTGGTCGCCCGACGGGCGCTGGATCGCCTATCAATCGCTCGTCGGCTCGCAGTTCGACATCTGGCTGATCGACCCGGAGGGCAAGGTCAACTTCCCGATCGTCGAGCACCCTTCGAGCGACGAGACACCGCACTGGTCCCCCGACGGTCGCCGCATCGCCTTCAGCTCGAAGCGCCGGGGCCGCGCGGACATCTACACCGTCGACCGCAGCGGCGAGCGCCTCGAGCGCCTGACGCAGGCGATGGGCGACAACACGCATCCCTCGTGGAGCCCCTATCCGCGGTGAGCGGGGCGGCCGGAGCCGCCGCGCCCGCGGCTGCTAGAGTTCCGCGCCGATCGGGGACCGGGGGGAGGAGGCCCGTCATGTCGCATCGCCGAGGACGACGCTCCGCGCGCCGCGCGCGGGGGATTCGCGCGCTCGCCTGTGTCGTGCTCGTCGCGCCGCTCGCCGCGTGCGTGACCGTCGCCGAGCACCGCAAGCTCGAGCGGCGCGTCCTGCAGATGGAGCGCGGGGGCGGGCCGTCGAGCGGCGACTGGCGCGCCGCGCTCGCCGACGCGAACGCCGAGGTCGAGGCGCTGCGCGCCGAGGTGAAGACGCTGAAGGGGCGCGTGGAGGTCGCGGAGAAGACGGCCGCCGACGCGCTCGACGACGCGCGCCGCGCCCGCCAGGAGACGGCGACGCGCGAGGCCGGCACGCCGGCCGAGCCCGCCGAGGCGCCGCCCGAGCCGCAGGCGAGCGAGGAGGTCCGCAGCTACCGCGCCGCCCACGCGCTCTGGCGCTCCGGCGACCTCGCGGGCTGCATTGACCAGTTCGCCCAGTTCCTGCAATCTCATCCGTCCTCTTCGTACGCCGACGACGCGACGTTCTGGATGGCCGATTGTTATTTCAAGCAGGGGGACTTCAAGCAGGCCGTGCTCCGCTTCGACGACGTCGTGCGGAAGTACCCGACCGGGAACAAGGCGCCCGACGCGCTGTTCCGGCAGGGCGAGGCGCTGCTCGAGCTCGGGCCCGGCTATCACGAGGCCGCCAAGCGCGCCTTCGAGCGCGTCCTGTCGGACTACCCGAACTCGGCGCTCGTCGGCGAGGCGAAGAAGCGGCTCGAGGTGGCGCGGGCCGGGTGAGGAGCGCGCGTCGCCTCTCACCGCCGCGGCGGTCACGACCACGACCACGACGAAGAACCGACGGGAGCGGACCGTTGAAGAAGCGCGACCTGGACAAGCTGAAGGCGATCCTCATCCAGCAGCGGGACGAGCTGCTCGGCAACGCCAAGCGCACGCTGGCCGGCGACATCCACCTCGATCCCGACGACTTCCCGGACGAGATCGACACCGCGTCGTCCGAGATCAACCTGGCCTTCATGGGGCGGGTCCGAGAGCGCGAGCGCGGCCTGCTCCGCAAGATCCTCGAGGCGCTCGACCGCATCGAGGCGGGCGAGTACGGCGAGTGCGCGAGCTGCGGCGAGGAGATCGGCCTGAAGCGCCTCCTGGCGCGGCCGGTCGCCGAGCTGTGCATCGACTGCAAGTCGGAGCAGGAGAAGCTCGAGCGCCGCAACGGCTGATGGCCCGCTCCGCCTGGCGCGTGCTCGGCATCGAGAGCTCGTGCGACGAGATGGCGGCGGCCGTGGTGGTCGACGACGGCCGCCACTGGGTCGTCGAGTCGAGCGTCGTCCACGCCCAGACCGACGTGCACGCTCCGTACGGCGGCGTCGTTCCGGAGCTCGCGTCCCGCGATCACGTGCTCGCCGTGTCCGGCGTCGTCGCGCGCGCGCTCGCGGAAGCGGGCGCTGTGGCCGGCGACGTCGACGGGGTGGCCGTGACGGCGGGGCCGGGGCTCGTCGGATCGCTGCTCGTCGGGCTGTCGTTCGCGAAGGGGCTCGCGTACCGCCTGCGCATCCCGATCGTCGGCGTCCACCACCTCGTGGGCCACCTGATGTCGGCCGAGCTCGCGGACGCGAGCCTTGCGCCGCCGTATCTCGGGCTCGTCGTCTCGGGCGGGCACACGGCGCTCTACCGCGTCCCCGAGCGCGGCGAGCCCGCGCTGCTCGGGCAGACGCGCGACGACGCGGTGGGCGAGGCCTTCGACAAGGTCGCGAAGCTGCTCGGGCTCGCGTATCCGGGCGGGCCCGCGGTGTCGCGCGCGGCGCGCGACGGAGCGCGCGACGCCGTCGCCTTCCCGCGGCCGATGCAGGGCGAGCCCGGCTACGACTTCTCGTACAGCGGCCTCAAGACGGCCGTCGCGCTCGAGCTCCAGCGCCGCCGCGCGGCGGCGGGCGTCGGGCCCGACGACGCCTTGCCCGCGCGCGACGTCGCCGACGTCGCGGCCTCGTTCGAGGCCGCGGCCGTCGCGCCGCTCGTCGCGCGCACGGCGCGCGCCTGCGCGGCGCAGGAGATCGGCACGGTCGCGGTCGTCGGCGGTGTCGCGGCGAACGCGCACCTGCGCGAGGAGATGGCGCGCGCCGGCGCCGCGCACGGCTTCCGCACCGTGTTCCCGCCGCTCGGTCTGTGCACGGACAACGCGGCGATGATCGCGGCCGCGGGCGCGCGCCTGCTCGCGCGCGGCGTGCGCGACGACCTCGCGCTCAACGCGTTCTCGCGCGTTCCGGTGGGCCAGGCGCCCTGGCGCGACGCGGAGGGCGCGGCGGGCCCGGTAGGCGCGGAGGGCGCGGCGGGCCCGGTAGGCGGGCAGGGCGCGGCGGCCCGCGCGGACGGCGCCGCGCCGTGAACCTCGCGCGCACGCGCGCGCTGCTCGCCGAGCGCGGCCTTCGCCTGCGCCGCGAGCTCGGCCAGAACTACCTCGTCGACGATGCGCGGGCCGCGCAGCTCGTCGCGCACGCGGGCGTCGAGCCGGGCGACGTCGTGGTCGAGGTCGGCACCGGGCTCGGCACGCTCACGCGCGCGCTCGCGGCGCGCGCGGCGCGCGTGGTCACGATCGAGATCGACGCGGGCGTGGTGGCCGCGCTGCGCGACCTGGCGCTCCTGCCGGACGCCGTCGAGCTCGTGCACGCGGACGCGCTCGACGTCGACCTCGCCGCGCTCGTTCCCCCGCCGCCCGCGCGGACGCGACTCGTCGCGAACCTTCCGTACTCGGCGGCGACGCCGCTGCTGCGCCGCATGCTCGACCTCCGCGACACGTTCGCGTCCTG
This genomic interval from Myxococcota bacterium contains the following:
- the ybgF gene encoding tol-pal system protein YbgF, producing MSHRRGRRSARRARGIRALACVVLVAPLAACVTVAEHRKLERRVLQMERGGGPSSGDWRAALADANAEVEALRAEVKTLKGRVEVAEKTAADALDDARRARQETATREAGTPAEPAEAPPEPQASEEVRSYRAAHALWRSGDLAGCIDQFAQFLQSHPSSSYADDATFWMADCYFKQGDFKQAVLRFDDVVRKYPTGNKAPDALFRQGEALLELGPGYHEAAKRAFERVLSDYPNSALVGEAKKRLEVARAG
- a CDS encoding TraR/DksA C4-type zinc finger protein → MKKRDLDKLKAILIQQRDELLGNAKRTLAGDIHLDPDDFPDEIDTASSEINLAFMGRVRERERGLLRKILEALDRIEAGEYGECASCGEEIGLKRLLARPVAELCIDCKSEQEKLERRNG
- the tsaD gene encoding tRNA (adenosine(37)-N6)-threonylcarbamoyltransferase complex transferase subunit TsaD codes for the protein MARSAWRVLGIESSCDEMAAAVVVDDGRHWVVESSVVHAQTDVHAPYGGVVPELASRDHVLAVSGVVARALAEAGAVAGDVDGVAVTAGPGLVGSLLVGLSFAKGLAYRLRIPIVGVHHLVGHLMSAELADASLAPPYLGLVVSGGHTALYRVPERGEPALLGQTRDDAVGEAFDKVAKLLGLAYPGGPAVSRAARDGARDAVAFPRPMQGEPGYDFSYSGLKTAVALELQRRRAAAGVGPDDALPARDVADVAASFEAAAVAPLVARTARACAAQEIGTVAVVGGVAANAHLREEMARAGAAHGFRTVFPPLGLCTDNAAMIAAAGARLLARGVRDDLALNAFSRVPVGQAPWRDAEGAAGPVGAEGAAGPVGGQGAAARADGAAP